A portion of the Juglans microcarpa x Juglans regia isolate MS1-56 chromosome 1D, Jm3101_v1.0, whole genome shotgun sequence genome contains these proteins:
- the LOC121266683 gene encoding peroxisomal membrane protein 13-like, with protein MDSNRPPSANSPPPKPWERAGGSTGPAPFKPPSAGSTSDVVEASGTAKPGEIVSTSGQNAAINRNALSRPVPTRPWEQSHGTSNYGGYGSNVGYNSGYGSGMYGSGSYGGVGGMYGGGMYGNNMNRGGYGGLYGSSGMYGGGMYNSGFGGSVGGYGMGMGGYGMGMGGPNGVEDPNNPYGAPPSPPGFWISALRVMQGVVNFFGRISILIDQNTQAFHMFMTAMLQLFDRSGLLYGELARFVLRILGIRTKHKMVQPPGPNGLPLPGPHNPHANQNYIEGGKAAPSGGWDNVWENDAGK; from the exons ATGGACTCCAATCGCCCGCCGTCCG CTAATAGCCCTCCACCAAAACCCTGGGAGCGAGCAGGTGGCTCAACTGGCCCTGCACCTTTTAAACCCCCATCAGCGGGCAGCACAAGTGATGTAGTTGAGGCTTCAGGAACTGCAAAACCAGGAGAAATAGTTTCTACTTCTGGTCAGAATGCTGCTATTAACAGAAACGCCCTTAGCAGGCCTGTTCCCACGAGGCCTTGGGAGCAGAGTCATGGAACTAGCAACTATGGAG GTTATGGCTCTAATGTGGGCTACAACTCTGGCTATGGTTCTGGAATGTATGGTTCAGGTTCATATGGTGGTGTAGGGGGAATGTATGGTGGGGGTATGTACGGTAACAACATGAATAGGGGAGGTTATGGAGGGCTTTATGGATCTTCCGGCATGTATGGAGGTGGGatgtataatagtggttttggAGGCTCTGTGGGTGGTTATGGAATGGGTATGGGTGGTTATGGAATGGGTATGGGTGGTCCTAATGGAGTTGAAGATCCAAATAACCCATATGGTGCTCCTCCATCTCCTCCAGGGTTTTGGATTTCAGCTCTTCGGGTG ATGCAGGGTGTGGTAAACTTTTTTGGTAGAATCTCGATTCTCATAGACCAGAATACACAGGCCTTTCATATGTTTATGACTGCAATGCTTCAG CTCTTTGATCGCTCTGGTTTATTGTACGGAGAGCTAGCTAGATTTGTGTTGAGGATTCTGGGCATTAGAACCAAGCACAAGATGGTTCAGCCACCGGGCCCCAATGGACTTCCACTTCCTGGACCTCACAATCCCCACGCAAACCAGAACTACATTGAAGGAGGAAAGGCAGCTCCAAGTGGTGGTTGGGACAATGTTTGGGAAAATGACGCGGGCAAGTGA
- the LOC121266699 gene encoding LOW QUALITY PROTEIN: uncharacterized protein LOC121266699 (The sequence of the model RefSeq protein was modified relative to this genomic sequence to represent the inferred CDS: deleted 2 bases in 1 codon; substituted 1 base at 1 genomic stop codon) has product MANAEFFQTDCESILSQIKHQEKQMRLKRRWLMGLPTSKSDRKRFEEPEFLKQRTLPESLLREDDIFYETIRMRIEEAFGACNAEGWHSVNEDHMVLSGTRSITRKIMSHLDDLTNKGLYLVATVLTRGSREFEKTRWKMKKVIKDLLPKVLGSRNHSHQISICRQLSQLLSDPKNFQEKGVTFFMSRSQSHHAAVKKVLSGLKNLPCEILIAMYRKLKGSQAGMPQLLPRRHGWGRDYLIKQVRKYSERMLSELGEGDELQEPLAKAMSVPGLLLKLTPGFQNSSVIEFYPFSSEVESLQNEIAKAILLLKTKVRLPVLKNLQLLLDPNAKISNRSLRTAIRKMLTEYLFECSEMDAIPKSILETLAIINSTCKKKINSNSQSTLLGCFSKDKVEEEVECILSVSALTKQIVLDLLPDHDFDQEFTDAYMEELEESDDGNDDDDGWLLEDRRCRSSRSRYTDSVDEVESSAESIPFNVKPPTSTTNGSISSSPITPRKTXGGSVEGLKPNDFSGIDSINPNRIIPSSLSWKSRFHSRMVDVDINHNKVESTGRSFMPTDNNYIPSPVSANQRCEGCEPECNSGIAPANTPPFISSNFSCGEQTANNDKQSKCKNQYLAIQEVCDETSMVAYNLIGHLLEKLAQTEGLDLDWRDHLYLRGDNSMEEDSLVGKEEQNLSEACDGGSVVVRIVEEQIPSFPKSGIEKVKKLLGL; this is encoded by the exons ATGGCGAATGCAGAGTTTTTCCAAACGGATTGCGAGTCGATTTTGTCACAAATTAAGCATCAAGAGAAGCAGATGAGACTCAAAAGAAG ATGGTTGATGGGGCTTCCTACATCCAAATCTGACAGAAAGCGTTTTGAAGAACCTGAGTTTTTGAAACAGAG GACTTTACCCGAGTCTTTGCTTAGGGAAGATGAT atattctaCGAGACCATAAGAATGCGTATAGAAGAGGCCTTCGGAGCATGTAATGCTGAAGGATGGCACAGTGTTAACGAAGATCATATGGTATTGTCTGGCACTCGCAGtataacaagaaaaattatgtcACACCTTGATGATTTGACCAATAAGGGGCTATATCTTGTTGCCACGGTTCTTACAAGAGGCTCTCGCGAGTTTGAGAAAACTCGTTGGAAGATGAAGAAGGTAATTAAAGATCTTCTTCCAAAAGTTTTGGGAAGCAGAAATCACAGCCATCAAATTAGCATATGCAGACAGCTATCTCAACTTCTCAGTGACCCAAAAAATTTCCAAGAGAAAGGTGTGACATTTTTTATGTCTAGATCCCAATCCCATCATGCTGCTGTGAAAAAGGTCCTATCTGGACTAAAAAACTTGCCTTGCGAGATCCTGATTGCGATGTACAGGAAGCTTAAAGGTTCCCAAGCAGGCATGCCTCAATTATTGCCTCGCAGACATGGATGGGGTCgagattatttaattaaacaagtGAGGAAATATAGCGAAAGGATGCTTTCAGAACTTGGTGAAGGGGACGAGTTACAAGAGCCACTAGCCAAAGCAATGTCAGTACCTGGCTTGCTGCTAAAGCTAACACCAGGTTTTCAAAATTCCTCTGTGATAGAGTTTTACCCATTCTCTTCAGAAGTAGAAAGCCTGCAGAATGAGATAGCAAAGGCTATTTTGTTACTGAAAACAAAGGTTAGGTTACCGGTGCTGAAAAACTTGCAACTTTTATTAGACCCGAATGCCAAAATATCAAATCGGTCTTTACGGACAGCAATTAGGAAAATGTTGACTGAATATCTCTTTGAGTGCAGTGAAATGGATGCCATTCCAAAGTCTATATTGGAAACTCTTGCTATTATCAAtagtacttgtaaaaaaaaaatcaatagtaATTCTCAAAGTACACTACTTGGATGCTTTAGTAAGGataaagttgaagaagaagtagaaTGTATATTGAGTGTGAGTGCTCTGACAAAGCAGATTGTGTTGGATTTGCTGCCTGACCATGACTTTGATCAAGAATTTACCGATGCATATATGGAGGAATTAGAAGAAAGTGATGATGGTAATGATGACGATGATGGCTGGCTCCTGGAAGATAGAAGGTGTCGGAGTAGTAGGTCTCGCTATACTGATTCAGTTGATGAAGTAGAAAGTTCTGCAGAGTCAATACCATTCAATGTAAAGCCACCTACATCTACGACCAACGGAAGCATCTCTTCCTCCCCAATTACCCCCAGAAAGACTTAA GGTGGTTCTGTTGAGGGACTTAAACCTAATGATTTTAGTGGAATAGATTCTATCAATCCTAATAGAATCATTCCTTCCTCTTTATCCTGGAAATCAAGATTTCATAGCAGGATGGTTGACGTGGATATTAACCATAACAAAGTTGAAAGTACTGGCAGATCTTTCATGCCTACAGATAACAATTATATCCCCTCACCTGTTTCAGCAAACCAAAGGTGCGAGGGATGTGAACCTGAATGCAATTCTGGAATAGCTCCAGCAAACACTCCACCTTTCATTTCTTCGAACTTTTCATGTGGGGAACAAACAGCTAATAATGACAAGCAAAGTAAATGTAAGAACCAATACCTTGCCATCCAAGAAGTTTGTGACGAAACTAGTATGGTTGCCTACAACCTCATTGGTCATTTGCTGGAGAAGCTAGCACAAACAGAAGGCTTAGATTTGGACTGGAGAGACCATTTGTATTTACGAGGTGATAATTCTATGGAAGAAGATTCTCTAG TGGGAAAGGAAGAGCAGAATTTATCTGAGGCGTGTGATGGAGGTTCAGTTGTTGTCCGAATAGTTGAAGAGCAAATACCTTCCTTTCCTAAGAG TGGAATAGAGAAAGTGAAGAAATTGTTGGGCTTATGA